One genomic window of Moorella glycerini includes the following:
- the glpB gene encoding anaerobic glycerol-3-phosphate dehydrogenase subunit GlpB: MQCDVLVIGAGFSGLMAAVTAADRNKKVAVIAEGKGNLYAAAGFIDFLGYYPRLAREPLKKTTRALQELITGEPEHPYAIAGEKTIREAFAYFSNLMAAIGYPYYGSWEQNRLLPTAVGAIAPTAMVPRTAKPHLENYPKVLVAGFQEQGDFFPFLVAENLQEQCRQFNLPTEIEAKWLELGINITTKEINSFDVALMLENKEIRERAIAQLKKVIKPGTLLVIPSVLGVYRWPEVLSSFEETLDCPVMEIPTLPPSVMGFRLAEGLLAYLQRKHVEFYWNCEIKKVDTASGECRGVTAVAVNGREIYFRARNYILATGGVLGGGIKVGVTDAEERVFNLPVHGDIRVHDEDFFANQPYAYAGLRVTPRLQPKDQQDRVLYRNVFIAGRNLYGYDPFAEKSGNGVALVTGYLAGALAARGS; this comes from the coding sequence ATGCAGTGTGATGTCCTGGTAATTGGTGCCGGTTTTTCGGGTCTAATGGCCGCCGTAACGGCAGCAGATCGCAATAAGAAAGTCGCAGTTATCGCGGAAGGCAAGGGGAATCTCTATGCTGCTGCGGGTTTTATTGACTTCCTTGGTTATTACCCCCGCCTTGCCCGAGAACCTTTAAAGAAAACTACACGGGCATTGCAAGAATTAATCACCGGGGAACCCGAGCACCCCTATGCTATCGCCGGCGAAAAGACTATTCGTGAAGCCTTTGCTTATTTTAGCAACTTGATGGCGGCAATTGGCTACCCTTATTACGGTTCCTGGGAGCAAAACAGGTTATTACCCACGGCAGTGGGGGCCATTGCACCTACGGCAATGGTACCCCGTACGGCAAAACCCCATTTAGAAAATTACCCGAAGGTGCTGGTAGCCGGTTTTCAAGAGCAGGGAGACTTTTTTCCCTTTTTAGTTGCGGAAAATTTGCAGGAGCAATGCCGCCAATTCAACCTGCCAACCGAAATAGAAGCAAAATGGCTGGAATTAGGAATAAATATCACCACGAAAGAAATTAACAGTTTTGATGTAGCCCTGATGCTCGAGAATAAGGAAATCAGGGAGAGGGCCATCGCACAACTGAAGAAGGTAATCAAGCCGGGTACCCTTTTAGTTATCCCGTCGGTATTGGGTGTTTACCGGTGGCCGGAGGTGCTGTCATCCTTTGAGGAAACCCTGGATTGTCCGGTGATGGAGATCCCCACCCTGCCGCCCTCGGTTATGGGTTTCCGCCTGGCAGAAGGTCTCCTGGCCTATCTCCAGCGAAAGCACGTCGAGTTCTATTGGAATTGCGAAATTAAAAAGGTGGATACAGCGTCGGGGGAGTGCCGGGGGGTAACTGCAGTTGCCGTTAATGGTCGAGAGATATATTTCCGGGCACGAAATTATATTTTAGCCACCGGTGGGGTCCTCGGTGGCGGAATTAAGGTGGGGGTCACAGATGCCGAAGAGCGGGTTTTTAACCTCCCTGTCCACGGCGATATAAGGGTTCACGACGAAGATTTCTTTGCAAATCAGCCGTATGCTTATGCCGGTTTAAGGGTTACCCCAAGGCTTCAACCGAAGGATCAACAAGACCGGGTACTATATCGCAATGTATTCATTGCCGGGCGCAACCTTTACGGGTACGATCCCTTCGCTGAAAAAAGCGGGAATGGGGTCGCTTTAGTAACAGGATATTTAGCAGGAGCATTGGCTGCGCGGGGGTCGTAA
- a CDS encoding FAD-dependent oxidoreductase, whose protein sequence is MQDDFQVVIIGGGATGTGILRDLALRGVSCLLVEKDGLASGTSGRFHGLLHSGARYAVNDPHAAAECARENAILKRVAGEFIADTGGYFVATPEDDDDYIATWTARCQAAGISIKEVPVKEALKKEPLLNPEIKRVFLVPDAAIDGFKLVEANARSAARLEAKVKTYTLVTGLELKNGSVRGVYLKNQVTGQEEFVACQVVVNAAGSWAGCIAAMAGIKLNIIHDKGALLVFSHRLCGRVINRLRPPGDGDIFVPHGNVTIFGTTSVIVPSPDDHQVTLREVSKLLDEGARIFPGLRERRLIRAFAGVRPIYQGDAGETGRQATRDFSVIDHEQVDGVHGLISAAGGKLTTFRLMAQVAADMACKKLGIERNCMTDVIPYDADAIKARQKSYSFLCQCEMVTAEMLTEAVKEKAYFTFNDVRRLTRLGMGPCQGTFCTFKAAGYYHGNATVTAAKAARLLKEHIQERWKGNRFVLWGDQAQEMEITRGIYLGTLNLAKLESENNAV, encoded by the coding sequence ATGCAGGATGATTTTCAAGTAGTAATTATCGGCGGCGGCGCTACCGGAACGGGTATCTTAAGGGACCTGGCCCTAAGGGGCGTGAGCTGCCTGCTGGTCGAGAAAGATGGCCTGGCCAGCGGTACAAGCGGTAGATTCCACGGGCTGCTGCATAGTGGCGCCAGGTATGCTGTGAATGACCCCCATGCTGCCGCCGAGTGCGCCCGGGAAAATGCGATTTTAAAAAGGGTGGCCGGGGAATTTATTGCGGATACAGGCGGCTACTTCGTTGCAACTCCTGAAGATGACGATGACTATATAGCGACATGGACTGCTCGATGCCAGGCTGCAGGTATAAGCATTAAGGAAGTACCTGTAAAAGAGGCGCTAAAAAAGGAACCGTTGCTGAACCCGGAAATAAAGAGGGTTTTTCTCGTACCCGATGCAGCCATCGACGGGTTCAAGTTGGTAGAAGCCAATGCTCGTTCCGCTGCAAGGCTTGAGGCGAAGGTTAAAACTTACACCCTGGTAACCGGGCTGGAATTAAAAAACGGCTCTGTTCGCGGCGTTTATCTTAAGAACCAGGTAACCGGCCAGGAGGAGTTTGTCGCCTGCCAGGTAGTGGTTAATGCTGCCGGTTCCTGGGCGGGGTGTATTGCCGCCATGGCTGGGATTAAATTGAATATAATCCACGATAAAGGCGCCCTGCTGGTGTTCAGCCACCGCCTCTGCGGCAGGGTGATCAACAGGCTGCGGCCTCCAGGCGACGGCGATATATTCGTACCCCACGGGAACGTAACTATTTTCGGGACAACATCGGTAATAGTTCCCTCTCCCGACGACCATCAGGTGACACTCCGGGAAGTGAGCAAACTATTGGATGAAGGCGCAAGGATTTTCCCCGGTTTAAGGGAGAGGCGTTTAATCCGGGCCTTTGCCGGGGTGCGCCCGATTTACCAGGGTGATGCCGGTGAGACCGGGCGCCAGGCGACCAGAGATTTTTCCGTTATCGATCATGAACAGGTAGACGGCGTGCATGGCTTGATCTCGGCAGCTGGGGGGAAGCTAACCACCTTTCGCTTGATGGCTCAGGTGGCCGCAGATATGGCCTGTAAAAAGCTCGGCATAGAACGAAATTGTATGACTGACGTTATACCCTATGATGCCGACGCAATTAAAGCAAGGCAGAAATCGTATAGCTTCCTCTGCCAATGTGAAATGGTGACTGCAGAAATGTTAACTGAGGCCGTGAAAGAAAAGGCATACTTCACCTTTAATGATGTGCGCCGCCTGACGCGCCTGGGCATGGGACCTTGCCAGGGAACCTTCTGTACTTTCAAAGCAGCCGGCTATTATCATGGTAATGCGACCGTTACAGCGGCAAAAGCCGCCAGGCTGTTAAAAGAGCATATCCAGGAAAGGTGGAAAGGTAATCGCTTTGTTTTATGGGGCGATCAGGCCCAAGAAATGGAAATTACCCGTGGCATATACCTGGGTACTTTAAATCTAGCCAAGCTGGAAAGTGAAAACAATGCAGTGTGA
- the glpK gene encoding glycerol kinase GlpK — protein MRKFLLALDQGTTSSRAIVFDPDGRPVEKVSKEIRQIYPRPGWVEHDPEEIWSSQLEVARQAILAAGLEPGDIAVVGITNQRETVVIWDKETGRPLYNAIVWQCRRTAPLCEELRRSPLAGEIKGKTGLVIDAYFSATKIKWLLDNVPGIREGADRGRVLCGTIDSWLLWRLTGGQVHATDYSNASRTMLFNIHELKWEEDLLRELGIPATILPEVRPSCGYFGTTDRAIFGVPVPVTGMAGDQQAALFGQCCFTPGMVKNTYGTGCFILMNAGTEVPVSKRGLLSTIAWGIGNEVYYALEGSVFIAGAVVQWLRDELGLIASAAESEEYALRVEDTNGVFFVPAFVGLGAPYWDMYARGTICGLTRGANKYHLVRAALEAIAYQTKAVLDAMVSDTGIVLQGMRIDGGAAQNNFLMQFQADLIQIPVDRPKVNETTALGAAFLAGLGAGVYSGLEEIKNKWQVDRTFTPRMSLDKAAVLYRNWEKAVARAKDWA, from the coding sequence ATGCGTAAGTTTTTACTGGCCCTGGATCAAGGCACGACCAGCTCGCGGGCGATTGTTTTCGACCCTGATGGAAGGCCCGTCGAGAAGGTTAGTAAAGAAATACGGCAGATATATCCCCGTCCTGGCTGGGTAGAACATGACCCGGAAGAAATATGGAGCAGCCAGTTAGAAGTTGCCCGTCAGGCCATACTGGCAGCGGGGCTTGAACCCGGGGATATTGCCGTCGTTGGTATTACCAACCAGAGGGAGACGGTAGTAATCTGGGATAAAGAGACCGGGCGGCCTTTATATAATGCTATCGTCTGGCAATGCCGCCGCACGGCTCCCTTATGCGAAGAACTCCGGCGAAGCCCTCTGGCCGGTGAAATTAAAGGAAAAACGGGTCTTGTCATCGATGCCTATTTCTCGGCCACGAAAATTAAATGGCTATTGGATAATGTGCCGGGGATTAGAGAAGGGGCCGATAGGGGCAGGGTTTTATGCGGAACAATTGATTCCTGGTTATTGTGGCGGTTAACCGGCGGCCAGGTCCATGCTACCGATTACTCCAATGCGTCCCGGACCATGCTTTTCAATATCCATGAATTAAAGTGGGAAGAGGACCTGCTCAGGGAGCTGGGTATCCCCGCTACCATCCTGCCGGAGGTACGACCTTCCTGCGGTTATTTCGGAACAACCGACAGGGCCATTTTTGGTGTCCCTGTGCCTGTCACGGGGATGGCCGGTGACCAGCAGGCGGCATTATTCGGGCAGTGTTGTTTTACCCCGGGAATGGTGAAGAACACTTATGGAACCGGGTGCTTCATCTTAATGAATGCCGGCACGGAGGTTCCTGTTTCCAAGCGGGGCCTGTTATCAACTATCGCCTGGGGGATAGGAAATGAGGTTTATTACGCTTTGGAAGGCAGTGTTTTCATAGCCGGGGCGGTCGTGCAATGGTTGAGGGATGAACTGGGACTGATTGCCAGCGCCGCAGAATCGGAAGAATATGCCTTGCGGGTGGAGGACACCAACGGCGTTTTCTTCGTACCTGCCTTTGTCGGCCTGGGCGCGCCTTACTGGGATATGTATGCCAGGGGCACAATATGCGGCCTTACCAGGGGCGCTAATAAATATCACCTGGTAAGGGCCGCCCTGGAAGCCATAGCCTATCAAACAAAGGCTGTCCTTGATGCTATGGTTTCAGATACCGGTATTGTACTGCAGGGGATGCGCATTGACGGGGGTGCGGCCCAAAACAACTTTTTAATGCAGTTCCAGGCGGATTTAATCCAGATACCTGTAGACAGGCCGAAGGTAAACGAGACGACCGCCCTGGGCGCCGCTTTTCTCGCGGGACTAGGTGCAGGTGTGTATTCGGGCCTGGAGGAGATAAAGAATAAATGGCAAGTGGATAGAACCTTTACACCCAGGATGTCCCTTGATAAAGCGGCAGTTTTATACAGGAACTGGGAAAAGGCGGTAGCAAGGGCGAAAGATTGGGCCTAG
- a CDS encoding Gfo/Idh/MocA family protein produces the protein MLKIGMIGAGRMGNLHKSKLVTRDDVAITAVCDVIEDRALRMAREVGAKTYCDYIEMLDNEELDAVYINTPTITHPEMVKEVTRRKKHLFLEKPLALDLKVAFEMKKQVEESGIICTVGHMYRYRETVRQMLQLLAGKPVAMLNAYWYWTIPPVPHIADKDIGGGPVVDQIVHLIDLCRLAAGEVDTVKASYTLNCRKDEDFNNWDGYAVNLTFKGGAVASVTGTLALYKEMGTQTFMENIVLDIAAKDIMTRFTPKALQVFTPNKVEIIDTPAGDIDHVFVDAVKANDPGMIKCLIGDAIKTLAVTLAANHSAQTGQIVKMDDFIYERLNTLL, from the coding sequence ATGTTAAAGATAGGCATGATCGGCGCCGGCAGAATGGGCAATCTGCATAAAAGCAAATTGGTGACCCGGGATGATGTAGCCATTACCGCTGTTTGTGATGTAATCGAAGACAGGGCTTTAAGAATGGCCCGGGAAGTAGGAGCTAAAACCTACTGTGATTATATAGAAATGCTGGACAATGAAGAACTGGATGCAGTCTATATTAATACCCCGACAATCACCCACCCGGAGATGGTCAAAGAGGTAACGCGGAGGAAGAAGCATCTCTTCCTGGAAAAGCCCCTTGCCCTGGACCTTAAAGTAGCTTTTGAGATGAAAAAGCAAGTGGAGGAGTCGGGTATTATCTGTACCGTCGGCCATATGTACCGTTACCGGGAAACCGTCCGGCAGATGCTCCAACTGCTGGCCGGGAAACCCGTCGCTATGCTCAATGCTTACTGGTATTGGACGATCCCTCCCGTACCCCATATCGCCGATAAAGATATTGGCGGGGGACCGGTTGTTGACCAGATTGTGCACCTGATTGATTTATGCCGCCTGGCAGCCGGGGAAGTTGATACCGTAAAGGCTTCTTACACCCTGAACTGCCGTAAAGACGAAGATTTTAACAACTGGGACGGTTATGCCGTAAACCTTACCTTTAAAGGCGGGGCCGTAGCTTCGGTGACAGGAACCCTGGCCCTTTATAAAGAAATGGGCACCCAGACTTTTATGGAGAATATCGTTTTAGATATTGCGGCAAAGGATATCATGACCAGGTTTACTCCCAAGGCGTTGCAAGTATTTACGCCCAATAAGGTTGAAATCATTGATACACCGGCCGGGGATATCGATCATGTTTTTGTTGATGCAGTTAAAGCCAATGATCCCGGCATGATTAAATGCCTTATCGGCGACGCCATAAAAACCCTGGCCGTTACCCTGGCGGCAAACCATTCAGCTCAAACCGGGCAGATCGTCAAGATGGATGATTTTATATATGAGAGATTAAACACGCTACTCTAA
- a CDS encoding sugar phosphate isomerase/epimerase family protein yields the protein MRVGLYHSCFMEWDLEKTFKWASENGLNAVELHGGPRYKFIDWERVAAGETKEIRGLAEKYNIQIVDIMYGALPFLSPLEEERERAKKYIFTLIKAAKQLGVPVVSTFTGRDPLKDIGDNLDLISRIFPPIIEEAEKNGVKLCFENCGMIEFWPPVYNIAVTPVIWEEIFKRLPSSHLGLNIDPSHLIWQGIDYVDAVLQFKDKIFMAQAKDTEMLPHVQRRQGMYTYPHNWWRHRIPGQGDVDWGKFISALHDIGYEGAITIEHEDPVWTGTDAKVIRGVLLAAEHLRQFV from the coding sequence ATGCGAGTAGGTTTATACCATAGCTGTTTTATGGAATGGGATCTAGAAAAGACTTTTAAATGGGCGAGTGAGAATGGACTAAATGCGGTGGAACTCCATGGCGGCCCGCGTTACAAATTCATTGACTGGGAGAGGGTTGCTGCCGGAGAAACGAAGGAAATACGCGGGTTGGCGGAAAAGTATAACATTCAAATCGTCGACATCATGTATGGTGCCTTGCCGTTTTTATCGCCGCTCGAAGAAGAGAGGGAGCGGGCGAAAAAATATATCTTTACATTAATAAAAGCGGCCAAACAGCTGGGGGTACCGGTGGTTTCTACCTTTACCGGCAGGGACCCTTTAAAGGATATTGGCGATAACCTGGATCTAATAAGCAGGATATTCCCCCCCATTATCGAAGAGGCGGAAAAGAACGGTGTCAAATTATGCTTTGAAAACTGCGGCATGATTGAGTTCTGGCCGCCGGTATACAACATCGCCGTAACCCCTGTAATTTGGGAAGAGATCTTCAAGCGGCTGCCGTCATCACACCTGGGCCTTAACATCGATCCCTCCCATTTAATCTGGCAGGGTATTGATTATGTAGATGCGGTTTTGCAGTTTAAAGATAAAATCTTTATGGCCCAGGCCAAAGATACGGAAATGCTGCCCCATGTTCAGAGAAGGCAAGGGATGTATACCTATCCCCACAACTGGTGGCGGCATCGCATCCCAGGTCAGGGAGATGTAGATTGGGGGAAATTTATTTCCGCCTTGCATGACATCGGCTATGAAGGGGCCATTACCATTGAACATGAAGACCCGGTATGGACGGGAACCGATGCCAAAGTAATACGTGGCGTTTTGCTGGCCGCAGAACACCTGAGACAATTTGTGTAG
- a CDS encoding IS1380 family transposase, whose product MKFIIEQSDEHLTPVAGLALVGEIIDHTALKLRLNKTRIPGVSSPDISHGDVITSYVGLLCQGRSDFDHIELFRDDPFFAAALGIQDVPSSPTLRQRLDMIAHSVPYQEIILEETARFLKKLKAPVTPVTLGSRELKRQYVPLDIDVTPFDNSNSKKEGVSRTYKGYDGYAPIFAYLGREGYCVHTELRAGKQHCQKGTPEFLRQALTFARAITSLPLLVRMDGGNDSQDNLQVCLDPEIKADFIIKRNLRKETPEAWLAIAKENGTATLEREGKTVYRGHQMVKIEGADTPVRLVYKVTERTILRNGQLLLVPEIEVETYWTTLPDPVEDIITLYHDHGTSEQFHSEIKNDLDLERLPSGKFATNDLVLHLGVFAYNILRLLGQFSLPLKEVPLRNKKAQRRRLRTVIQNLITIASRLVHHARQVKLRFGQHSPWYPAFRYLYKALA is encoded by the coding sequence ATGAAATTCATCATTGAACAGTCTGATGAACACCTTACCCCCGTTGCCGGACTGGCTCTGGTGGGGGAAATCATTGATCATACTGCTCTGAAACTCAGGCTAAATAAGACCCGGATACCTGGTGTTTCTTCTCCGGATATTTCTCACGGGGATGTTATCACCTCTTACGTGGGCCTGCTTTGCCAGGGTCGCAGTGATTTTGACCATATTGAGCTTTTTCGGGATGACCCCTTCTTCGCTGCGGCGCTGGGTATTCAGGATGTGCCTTCAAGCCCTACCCTGCGCCAGCGCCTGGATATGATAGCTCATAGTGTACCCTACCAGGAGATTATCCTCGAGGAAACGGCCAGGTTCCTTAAGAAACTTAAGGCACCGGTAACTCCTGTTACCCTGGGTTCCAGGGAACTAAAGCGCCAATATGTCCCTTTGGATATTGATGTTACTCCCTTTGATAATTCAAATTCCAAGAAAGAGGGTGTTTCCAGGACCTATAAGGGCTACGACGGTTATGCGCCTATCTTCGCCTACCTCGGTAGGGAAGGCTACTGCGTCCATACCGAACTGCGGGCCGGGAAACAGCATTGCCAAAAAGGGACGCCGGAGTTCCTGCGACAAGCTCTAACCTTTGCTCGCGCTATCACTTCGCTGCCACTTTTAGTACGGATGGATGGCGGTAATGACAGCCAGGATAATCTCCAGGTCTGTTTGGACCCGGAAATCAAAGCCGATTTTATCATTAAGCGTAACCTGCGCAAGGAAACGCCGGAGGCCTGGCTGGCCATTGCCAAGGAAAATGGTACCGCCACCCTAGAACGGGAGGGAAAAACCGTCTATCGGGGGCACCAGATGGTGAAAATCGAGGGTGCTGACACCCCTGTCCGTCTGGTGTATAAGGTCACCGAGCGGACGATATTACGAAACGGCCAGCTTCTCCTGGTCCCGGAAATTGAGGTCGAAACCTACTGGACCACTTTACCCGACCCGGTGGAGGATATCATTACCCTCTACCACGACCACGGCACCAGTGAGCAATTCCACAGTGAAATCAAAAACGATTTAGACCTGGAACGGCTGCCCAGCGGCAAGTTTGCCACCAATGACCTGGTGCTACACCTGGGTGTTTTCGCCTACAACATTCTAAGGCTTCTGGGGCAGTTTAGCCTCCCGCTAAAGGAGGTACCGCTGCGCAATAAGAAAGCTCAACGCCGGCGGCTGCGTACCGTTATACAAAACCTGATTACCATAGCGTCCCGGCTGGTTCACCACGCCCGGCAGGTCAAATTACGATTTGGGCAGCACAGCCCGTGGTATCCAGCTTTCCGGTACCTATATAAAGCGTTGGCTTAA
- a CDS encoding class II fructose-bisphosphate aldolase, whose protein sequence is MLTPATELLGQAQRGNYAIAAFNFHNLEILQAIIETAEAEKAPIILQITPAYLEKIGATAAAAMAREAAAAAKVPVALHLDHSDNFKWVVWALAHGFTSVMIDASKLPLAENIALSRQVAEAAHAAGAAAEAELGHIGGVEDSVDRGSAVAGLADPGEAARLVQESGIDALAPALGTAHGLYTSQPKIDFERLDKIRALVPVPLVLHGGSGIPDNMIREAIARGISKVNIGTELKVAWAGAMKEALAAGTTEPWQAAVKAREAVREVVKHKIRLCGCSGRA, encoded by the coding sequence ATGTTAACACCAGCTACTGAACTGTTAGGCCAGGCGCAAAGGGGGAACTATGCCATTGCCGCCTTTAATTTTCACAACCTGGAAATCTTGCAGGCCATAATCGAAACCGCAGAAGCTGAAAAAGCCCCGATAATCCTGCAGATCACGCCTGCCTACCTGGAGAAAATCGGGGCTACGGCCGCTGCCGCCATGGCCCGGGAAGCAGCAGCCGCCGCTAAAGTACCGGTAGCCCTGCACCTGGATCACAGCGACAATTTTAAATGGGTCGTCTGGGCCCTGGCCCACGGCTTTACCTCGGTTATGATTGACGCCTCTAAACTACCCCTGGCGGAAAATATCGCCCTCTCGCGGCAGGTGGCTGAGGCCGCCCATGCAGCCGGCGCTGCCGCCGAGGCCGAGCTGGGACATATCGGCGGGGTGGAAGATTCCGTGGACCGGGGCAGCGCGGTTGCCGGCCTGGCCGACCCGGGGGAAGCGGCGCGGCTGGTGCAGGAAAGCGGCATCGACGCCCTGGCCCCGGCCCTGGGCACCGCCCACGGCCTGTATACATCCCAACCTAAAATCGACTTCGAACGCCTGGATAAAATCCGCGCCCTGGTCCCGGTACCTCTGGTCCTCCACGGCGGTTCAGGCATACCTGATAATATGATCCGGGAGGCCATTGCCAGGGGGATCAGCAAGGTCAACATCGGCACGGAGCTCAAGGTCGCCTGGGCGGGAGCCATGAAGGAGGCCCTGGCGGCCGGCACAACAGAACCATGGCAGGCGGCTGTGAAAGCCAGGGAAGCCGTGCGCGAAGTGGTGAAGCACAAGATTCGCCTGTGCGGGTGCAGCGGCAGGGCTTAA
- a CDS encoding GntR family transcriptional regulator, translating to MLYPGSAKPLYEQLKDILKQKIASGEFKPGEALPGERQLMETYSVSRVTVRQAIAELVNEGLLYRQHGKGTFVAPKRIERPLARLLGVAEELTLEGLDVEIKVIKTGIQESTPEIRQELQLAENEPVFCVSRLITAAGQPLLLDHSYFPQAIGQLLQNLDLSKDLIYIQLELYGYKISNGKQRISAGRASREEARYLQYKSGSPVLIVKRTTYVEGGLPIDFSHAIYRGDRYEYHVSLQRHPLGLENKKGK from the coding sequence GTGCTTTACCCCGGCAGTGCCAAGCCATTATATGAACAACTAAAGGACATCCTCAAACAAAAAATTGCCAGCGGCGAATTTAAGCCCGGGGAAGCCTTGCCCGGCGAAAGGCAGTTAATGGAAACCTATAGTGTCAGCCGGGTTACCGTCCGGCAGGCCATCGCCGAACTGGTCAACGAGGGTTTATTATACCGCCAGCATGGCAAAGGCACCTTTGTCGCCCCCAAACGCATTGAACGCCCCCTGGCCCGGCTCCTGGGTGTGGCCGAAGAACTGACATTAGAAGGCCTGGACGTAGAAATTAAGGTTATTAAAACTGGCATCCAGGAATCCACACCTGAGATCCGCCAGGAACTCCAGCTAGCTGAAAACGAGCCCGTCTTTTGCGTCAGCCGTTTAATCACCGCCGCCGGGCAGCCGTTATTGCTGGATCATAGTTATTTCCCGCAGGCCATCGGGCAACTGCTCCAAAACCTCGACCTTTCGAAGGATCTTATTTATATCCAGCTCGAGCTCTACGGGTACAAAATCAGTAACGGCAAGCAAAGGATTAGCGCCGGGCGAGCCTCGCGCGAAGAAGCCAGGTATCTCCAATATAAGTCAGGTAGCCCCGTATTAATCGTCAAGCGTACCACCTACGTCGAAGGAGGGCTGCCCATTGATTTTTCCCATGCCATTTACCGGGGGGACCGTTACGAATATCACGTCAGCTTACAGAGGCACCCATTAGGTTTAGAAAATAAAAAAGGTAAATAA
- a CDS encoding sulfite exporter TauE/SafE family protein: MALLIFTGSILAGIVGALLGLGGGIIIIPVLTLLLNIDIRYAIGASIVSVIATSSGAAAAYIRDRITNIRIGMFLEMATTTGAITGAYLGGLISPHYLYIIFAVVLGYSTLAMFKRRNLELPEGVVAHPLAKKLKLEGSYYDQVLNRQVAYTSTGVYEGFGIMYGAGVISGLLGIGNGIFKVMAMDMFMKLPMKVSTATSNFMIGVTAAASASIYFARGDIHPAIAAPVALGVVIGATLGTRLMVRLRNTTLRKIFVPVLLYVSLQMLLKGLRG, translated from the coding sequence ATGGCACTACTGATTTTTACCGGTTCAATTCTTGCCGGTATAGTGGGAGCCCTGCTGGGTCTGGGTGGCGGGATTATCATCATCCCTGTACTGACCCTGCTCCTCAATATTGACATCCGTTATGCCATTGGCGCCAGCATCGTCTCCGTTATCGCTACTTCCAGCGGTGCGGCAGCGGCCTATATTCGTGACCGTATTACCAATATCCGCATCGGCATGTTCCTGGAAATGGCCACTACCACCGGGGCCATTACCGGAGCCTATTTAGGCGGTTTAATTAGCCCCCACTATCTTTATATCATTTTTGCCGTTGTCCTGGGCTATTCTACCCTGGCCATGTTTAAACGGCGCAACCTGGAACTGCCGGAAGGAGTCGTCGCCCATCCCCTGGCGAAAAAATTGAAATTAGAGGGGAGTTATTACGACCAGGTCCTGAACCGGCAGGTGGCCTATACTTCCACCGGGGTTTATGAGGGTTTCGGCATTATGTACGGGGCTGGCGTTATTTCCGGCCTGCTGGGCATTGGCAATGGCATCTTTAAGGTGATGGCCATGGATATGTTCATGAAATTGCCCATGAAGGTGTCTACCGCCACCAGCAATTTCATGATCGGCGTCACCGCCGCCGCCAGTGCCAGTATATACTTCGCCCGGGGCGATATCCACCCCGCCATTGCCGCACCCGTAGCCCTGGGCGTCGTTATCGGGGCCACCCTGGGCACCCGCCTCATGGTGCGCCTGCGCAACACCACCTTGAGAAAGATCTTTGTGCCGGTATTGCTCTATGTTTCCCTGCAGATGCTTTTGAAAGGGCTAAGAGGGTAA
- a CDS encoding DUF1634 domain-containing protein — protein MENNESKSVPKESHALVVEDIISQSLRWGVVISAIIIAAGLVFYLLTGDSGYPAGFFPTSIPQVFKDVVHFKSFAIIDLGLLLLIATPIFRVAASIIAFIFDRDRPYVVITTYVLAMLILSLLLRKAE, from the coding sequence ATGGAAAATAACGAGAGCAAAAGTGTACCGAAAGAATCCCATGCCCTCGTCGTCGAGGATATCATCAGCCAGTCTTTGCGTTGGGGAGTAGTTATTAGCGCCATAATAATTGCCGCCGGCCTGGTATTTTACTTGCTTACCGGTGACAGCGGCTACCCGGCTGGTTTCTTCCCTACCAGCATCCCCCAGGTGTTCAAAGATGTGGTGCATTTTAAATCCTTTGCCATCATTGACCTGGGACTTTTGCTGCTCATCGCCACTCCCATTTTCCGCGTCGCCGCTTCGATTATTGCCTTTATCTTTGATCGCGACCGCCCTTATGTAGTGATTACCACTTATGTGCTGGCCATGTTAATTTTAAGCCTGCTGCTGAGGAAGGCGGAATAA